One Malus domestica chromosome 11, GDT2T_hap1 genomic region harbors:
- the LOC103413057 gene encoding protein ENHANCED DISEASE RESISTANCE 2-like isoform X2: MGMSQTDQRMEGWLYLVRSNRIGLQYSRKRYFVLEGHSLKSFKSVPVSNNEDPVRSAIIDSCIRVTDNGRESIQRKVFFIFTLYNMSNHNDQLKLGASSPEEAARWIHSFQEIALQGGPDLNDNILHGSNSIWQSFSIHARRLGGSSSRSRINSIDWSLCSSAQTDAVTSDVIAPSPWTIFGCQNGLRLFKEAKDRDSHGKWDDHPAIMAVGVVDGTSEGIFQTLMSLGPSRSEWDFCFYKGNVVEHLDGHTDIIHKQLYSDWLPWGMKRRDLLLRRYWRREDDGTYGGGYVITPVNQRKQSVVKHMLAIDWKFWKSYLQSSSARSMTIKMLGRVAALREFFRTQGNYSSSEFSLGELRRNFSLQQNEGDGEADAPTVTGDGRTKEKLAEEVEKAPSEHASLVSLNDASDEFFDVPEPPSSDQSETEWIPDFGSEMHSQNIHHPKLSTAAGFVKRLHDLAVQKRGYVDLQEMDREDITCHYGSTLPKDSACNLASSWTSADPSTFLIRGKSYLEDHKKVKAKGTLMQMVAADWLKSDKREDDLGGRPGSIVQKYATQGRGEFFFIVNIQVPGSTTYSLALYYMMNSPVEDTPLLESFIKGDDAYRNSRFKLIPYISKGSWIVKQSVGKKACLIGQALEINYFHGKNYVELGIDIGSSTVARGVVSLVLGYLNNLVIEMAFLIQANTPEELPEFLLGTCRLNHLDASKAVLVKQ, from the exons ATGGGTATGTCGCAAACCGATCAAAGAATGGAGGGATGGCTTTATCTCGTTCGTTCGAATCGGATTGGGCTACAGTACTCCCGCAAACGCTACTTTGTTCTTGAAGGCCACtctctcaaaagcttcaaatCAGTTCCCGTTTCGAACAATGAG GATCCTGTAAGAAGCGCTATCATAGACTCTTGCATTCGAGTGACAGACAATGGACGTGAGAGCATTCAAAGAAAA GTATTCTTCATTTTTACACTGTATAATATGTCAAATCACAATGATCAACTTAAG TTGGGAGCAAGCAGTCCAGAAGAAGCAGCAAGGTGGATTCATTCCTTTCAAGAGATCGCTTTACAG GGTGGTCCAGATCTAAACGATAATATTTTGCATGGTTCCAATAGCATATGGCAGTCCTTTAG TATTCATGCACGCAGACTAGGTGGATCTAGTAGTAGAAGTCGCATTAATTCTATAGACTGGAGCCTTTGTTCTTCTGCACAAACCGATGCTGTGACATCCGATGTAATTGCTCCTTCACCTTGGACAATTTTCGGGTGTCAGAATG GTCTACGACTATTTAAAGAAGCAAAAGATAGGGATTCTCATGGGAAG TGGGACGATCATCCTGCCATAATGGCTGTGGGTGTTGTTGATGGAACATCAGAAGGCATTTTCCAGACACTTATGTCCCTTGGTCCCTCAAGATCAGA ATGGGACTTCTGTTTCTACAAGGGAAATGTGGTTGAACACCTTGATGGTCATACGGATATCATTCACAAGCAGTTATACAGCGATTGGTTACCATG GGGAATGAAGCGAAGAGATCTATTGTTGCGGCGTTATTGGAGAAGGGAAGATGATGGGACATATG GTGGAGGATATGTTATAACCCCTGTGAACCAAAGGAAACAATCAGTTGTGAAGCACATGCTTGCTATTGATTGGAAATTCTGGAAATCTTATCTACAAAGCTCTTCAGCCCGATCTATGACCATCAAAATGCTAGGGAGAGTTGCTG CACTACGGGAGTTTTTCAGAACACAAGGAAACTATTCTTCCTCAGAATTTTCATTGGGAGAGCTAAGGAGAAACTTTAGTTTGCAACAGAATGAAGGGGATGGTGAGGCTGATGCTCCAACAGTGACTGGGGATGGGAGGACGAAGGAAAAATTAGCTGAAGAAGTAGAAAAAGCACCTTCCGAACATGCTAGTCTTGTTAGCTTGAATGATGCTTCTGATGAATTCTTTGATGTGCCAGAACCACCATCCAGTGATCAATCAGAAACTGAATGGATTCCTGATTTTGGCTCAGAAATGCACTCACAG AATATACATCATCCCAAGTTGTCAACTGCTGCTGGTTTTGTGAAAAGATTGCATGATCTTGCAG TTCAGAAGAGGGGTTATGTGGACCTACAAGAGATGGATAGGGAAGACATTACCTGCCACTATGGGTCTACTCTTCCAAAAGATTCAGCTTGTAATTTGGCTTCCAGTTGGACTTCAGCAGATCCTTCTACTTTTCTAATTCGTGGCAAAAGTTATCTGGAAGACCATAAGAAG GTCAAGGCTAAGGGCACGTTGATGCAAATGGTAGCTGCAGACTGGCTAAAATCTGACAAGCGTGAAGATGATCTTGGAGGTCGCCCAGGGAGCATTGTTCAG AAATATGCGACACAGGGTAGGGGAGAATTCTTCTTCATTGTGAACATTCAG GTCCCAGGTTCAACTACATATAGCCTGGCACTATACTATATGATGAATTCTCCAGTTGAAGATACACCCTTACTAGAGAGTTTTATCAAGGGGGATGACGCATATAGAAATTCAAGGTTTAAGCTGATACCATACATATCTAAG GGTTCATGGATTGTTAAGCAGAGTGTGGGAAAGAAAGCGTGCCTCATTGGTCAGGCACTTGAAATCAATTATTTCCACGGGAAAAACTACGTAGAG CTTGGTATCGACATTGGATCATCCACCGTTGCAAGGGGCGTGGTTAGTCTTGTCCTTGGGTACCTAAACAATCTGGTCATTGAGATGGCATTCTTAATACAG GCAAACACGCCAGAGGAGCTTCCGGAGTTTCTTCTTGGAACCTGCCGCCTTAATCACCTTGATGCCTCGAAGGCTGTTTTAGTTAAACAGTGA
- the LOC103413057 gene encoding protein ENHANCED DISEASE RESISTANCE 2-like isoform X1, whose protein sequence is MGMSQTDQRMEGWLYLVRSNRIGLQYSRKRYFVLEGHSLKSFKSVPVSNNEDPVRSAIIDSCIRVTDNGRESIQRKVFFIFTLYNMSNHNDQLKLGASSPEEAARWIHSFQEIALQGGPDLNDNILHGSNSIWQSFSIHARRLGGSSSRSRINSIDWSLCSSAQTDAVTSDVIAPSPWTIFGCQNGLRLFKEAKDRDSHGKWDDHPAIMAVGVVDGTSEGIFQTLMSLGPSRSEWDFCFYKGNVVEHLDGHTDIIHKQLYSDWLPWGMKRRDLLLRRYWRREDDGTYVILYHSVFHKRCPPQKGYVRACLKSGGYVITPVNQRKQSVVKHMLAIDWKFWKSYLQSSSARSMTIKMLGRVAALREFFRTQGNYSSSEFSLGELRRNFSLQQNEGDGEADAPTVTGDGRTKEKLAEEVEKAPSEHASLVSLNDASDEFFDVPEPPSSDQSETEWIPDFGSEMHSQNIHHPKLSTAAGFVKRLHDLAVQKRGYVDLQEMDREDITCHYGSTLPKDSACNLASSWTSADPSTFLIRGKSYLEDHKKVKAKGTLMQMVAADWLKSDKREDDLGGRPGSIVQKYATQGRGEFFFIVNIQVPGSTTYSLALYYMMNSPVEDTPLLESFIKGDDAYRNSRFKLIPYISKGSWIVKQSVGKKACLIGQALEINYFHGKNYVELGIDIGSSTVARGVVSLVLGYLNNLVIEMAFLIQANTPEELPEFLLGTCRLNHLDASKAVLVKQ, encoded by the exons ATGGGTATGTCGCAAACCGATCAAAGAATGGAGGGATGGCTTTATCTCGTTCGTTCGAATCGGATTGGGCTACAGTACTCCCGCAAACGCTACTTTGTTCTTGAAGGCCACtctctcaaaagcttcaaatCAGTTCCCGTTTCGAACAATGAG GATCCTGTAAGAAGCGCTATCATAGACTCTTGCATTCGAGTGACAGACAATGGACGTGAGAGCATTCAAAGAAAA GTATTCTTCATTTTTACACTGTATAATATGTCAAATCACAATGATCAACTTAAG TTGGGAGCAAGCAGTCCAGAAGAAGCAGCAAGGTGGATTCATTCCTTTCAAGAGATCGCTTTACAG GGTGGTCCAGATCTAAACGATAATATTTTGCATGGTTCCAATAGCATATGGCAGTCCTTTAG TATTCATGCACGCAGACTAGGTGGATCTAGTAGTAGAAGTCGCATTAATTCTATAGACTGGAGCCTTTGTTCTTCTGCACAAACCGATGCTGTGACATCCGATGTAATTGCTCCTTCACCTTGGACAATTTTCGGGTGTCAGAATG GTCTACGACTATTTAAAGAAGCAAAAGATAGGGATTCTCATGGGAAG TGGGACGATCATCCTGCCATAATGGCTGTGGGTGTTGTTGATGGAACATCAGAAGGCATTTTCCAGACACTTATGTCCCTTGGTCCCTCAAGATCAGA ATGGGACTTCTGTTTCTACAAGGGAAATGTGGTTGAACACCTTGATGGTCATACGGATATCATTCACAAGCAGTTATACAGCGATTGGTTACCATG GGGAATGAAGCGAAGAGATCTATTGTTGCGGCGTTATTGGAGAAGGGAAGATGATGGGACATATG TTATTCTCTACCATTCTGTGTTTCATAAGAGGTGTCCACCGCAGAAAGGCTACGTCCGTGCCTGCCTTAAAA GTGGAGGATATGTTATAACCCCTGTGAACCAAAGGAAACAATCAGTTGTGAAGCACATGCTTGCTATTGATTGGAAATTCTGGAAATCTTATCTACAAAGCTCTTCAGCCCGATCTATGACCATCAAAATGCTAGGGAGAGTTGCTG CACTACGGGAGTTTTTCAGAACACAAGGAAACTATTCTTCCTCAGAATTTTCATTGGGAGAGCTAAGGAGAAACTTTAGTTTGCAACAGAATGAAGGGGATGGTGAGGCTGATGCTCCAACAGTGACTGGGGATGGGAGGACGAAGGAAAAATTAGCTGAAGAAGTAGAAAAAGCACCTTCCGAACATGCTAGTCTTGTTAGCTTGAATGATGCTTCTGATGAATTCTTTGATGTGCCAGAACCACCATCCAGTGATCAATCAGAAACTGAATGGATTCCTGATTTTGGCTCAGAAATGCACTCACAG AATATACATCATCCCAAGTTGTCAACTGCTGCTGGTTTTGTGAAAAGATTGCATGATCTTGCAG TTCAGAAGAGGGGTTATGTGGACCTACAAGAGATGGATAGGGAAGACATTACCTGCCACTATGGGTCTACTCTTCCAAAAGATTCAGCTTGTAATTTGGCTTCCAGTTGGACTTCAGCAGATCCTTCTACTTTTCTAATTCGTGGCAAAAGTTATCTGGAAGACCATAAGAAG GTCAAGGCTAAGGGCACGTTGATGCAAATGGTAGCTGCAGACTGGCTAAAATCTGACAAGCGTGAAGATGATCTTGGAGGTCGCCCAGGGAGCATTGTTCAG AAATATGCGACACAGGGTAGGGGAGAATTCTTCTTCATTGTGAACATTCAG GTCCCAGGTTCAACTACATATAGCCTGGCACTATACTATATGATGAATTCTCCAGTTGAAGATACACCCTTACTAGAGAGTTTTATCAAGGGGGATGACGCATATAGAAATTCAAGGTTTAAGCTGATACCATACATATCTAAG GGTTCATGGATTGTTAAGCAGAGTGTGGGAAAGAAAGCGTGCCTCATTGGTCAGGCACTTGAAATCAATTATTTCCACGGGAAAAACTACGTAGAG CTTGGTATCGACATTGGATCATCCACCGTTGCAAGGGGCGTGGTTAGTCTTGTCCTTGGGTACCTAAACAATCTGGTCATTGAGATGGCATTCTTAATACAG GCAAACACGCCAGAGGAGCTTCCGGAGTTTCTTCTTGGAACCTGCCGCCTTAATCACCTTGATGCCTCGAAGGCTGTTTTAGTTAAACAGTGA